One window from the genome of Myxococcales bacterium encodes:
- the mvaD gene encoding diphosphomevalonate decarboxylase, translated as MTAQATAVAHANIALVKYWGKRDASLNLPATGSISLTLDALMTTTTVRLEEHQSTDAMTLGSRAASPKELAGIAPCLQALRAVSAATPASAHMRTWGAQIETQNNFPTAAGLASSASGYAALVTAAAAALALPLSPAQRSAIARLGSGSAARSIFGGLVRLHAGTRADGADCFAEPMANQAFAATLAMVIVEVGGDGAKAHASRDAMEHCRLTSPYYRAWVDAAQADLATADAAIAASDLPALGELAEANALAMHAAAIASRPAIIYWQPTTLTVMREVQELRRRGLHAWATMDAGPHVKVLTIPSEAARIAAGLEGIPGVSRVTISGPGGEARVTP; from the coding sequence GTGACTGCGCAGGCCACGGCCGTCGCGCACGCAAATATTGCGCTCGTGAAATACTGGGGCAAGCGCGACGCCTCGCTCAACTTGCCGGCAACCGGCAGCATCTCGCTGACGCTTGATGCGCTGATGACGACCACGACGGTGCGTTTGGAAGAACACCAGAGCACCGACGCGATGACGCTAGGCAGCCGCGCCGCGTCGCCCAAAGAACTCGCCGGCATCGCGCCGTGCTTGCAAGCCTTGCGCGCGGTGTCGGCCGCCACGCCTGCCAGCGCCCATATGCGGACATGGGGCGCGCAGATCGAAACGCAAAACAATTTTCCCACCGCCGCGGGCCTCGCCTCATCGGCCTCGGGGTATGCGGCGCTGGTCACCGCTGCGGCCGCTGCGCTGGCGCTGCCGCTCTCGCCCGCGCAGCGCTCGGCCATCGCGCGCCTTGGCTCGGGCTCCGCCGCGCGCTCGATCTTTGGTGGGCTGGTGCGTCTGCACGCCGGCACGCGTGCCGACGGCGCCGATTGTTTTGCGGAGCCGATGGCCAATCAGGCGTTTGCAGCGACGCTCGCGATGGTCATCGTCGAGGTCGGGGGCGACGGCGCCAAGGCGCATGCCTCGCGCGATGCGATGGAGCATTGTCGCCTCACCTCGCCGTACTATCGCGCGTGGGTCGACGCAGCGCAGGCCGACTTGGCCACCGCCGATGCCGCGATCGCGGCCAGCGACTTGCCTGCGCTTGGTGAACTCGCCGAAGCCAACGCGCTGGCTATGCACGCCGCAGCCATCGCTTCGCGTCCGGCCATCATCTATTGGCAACCGACGACGCTAACGGTGATGCGCGAGGTCCAGGAGCTTAGGCGCCGCGGCCTGCACGCATGGGCGACGATGGACGCTGGTCCGCACGTCAAGGTCTTGACAATACCAAGCGAGGCCGCGCGCATTGCGGCAGGGCTAGAAGGTATCCCCGGCGTATCACGCGTCACCATCAGCGGCCCCGGTGGTGAGGCGAGGGTGACGCCATGA
- a CDS encoding squalene/phytoene synthase family protein, which produces MKSASQAAPSTAKVVALPLVAPAPSGMSLPASYRYCESLCRSKHNNYPIASFFARSTLRDHIYAAFAFARIADNYADEPMYEGQRARALDEWEGMLTNTYFRRVPDHPVFVALADTIKRYQLPITEFRQLLAGIRADLDTTSYATSDELVRHCKQVAAPLGHIFLYIAGYSQPHQLAYADDLACALAFTRMLQQLDADLARGRQYLPSEDLRHFGVTPADLQTRRTSPAADALIRFEVARARAWLMRARPLVDSVGPDIAVELALMWHGADRMLSKIERAGSAVLTTQPRLSRLDKAIALGHAIAWRGSSLTPRAVSLAKRFI; this is translated from the coding sequence GTGAAGTCCGCGTCGCAAGCCGCCCCCTCGACCGCCAAGGTCGTCGCCCTGCCCTTGGTGGCCCCGGCGCCCAGTGGCATGTCGCTGCCAGCGAGCTACCGCTACTGCGAGAGCCTGTGCCGCAGCAAGCACAATAACTATCCCATCGCGTCTTTTTTCGCGCGCTCGACCCTGCGCGACCACATCTACGCCGCGTTTGCCTTCGCCCGCATTGCCGACAACTACGCTGACGAGCCCATGTACGAGGGGCAGCGCGCCCGCGCCCTCGACGAGTGGGAGGGCATGCTGACGAATACGTATTTTCGCCGCGTCCCCGACCACCCAGTTTTTGTTGCCCTAGCCGATACGATCAAGCGATATCAACTTCCGATCACCGAGTTTCGTCAACTGCTCGCCGGCATTCGCGCCGACCTCGACACCACCAGCTATGCCACCAGCGACGAGCTGGTGCGCCACTGCAAGCAGGTCGCCGCGCCGCTCGGTCATATCTTTCTCTATATCGCCGGGTACAGCCAGCCGCACCAGCTGGCATATGCCGACGACCTGGCGTGCGCGCTGGCGTTCACCCGCATGTTACAGCAACTCGACGCCGACCTCGCGCGCGGTCGGCAATACCTGCCGAGCGAAGACTTGCGCCACTTCGGCGTTACGCCGGCAGATTTACAAACCCGGCGCACCTCACCCGCGGCCGATGCCTTGATTCGCTTCGAGGTCGCCCGCGCGCGCGCGTGGCTGATGCGCGCCCGCCCCTTGGTCGATAGCGTTGGCCCCGACATCGCGGTCGAGCTCGCGCTCATGTGGCACGGCGCTGACCGCATGCTCAGCAAAATCGAACGCGCCGGCAGCGCGGTCCTGACCACGCAGCCTCGGCTGAGTCGCCTCGACAAGGCCATCGCGCTCGGCCACGCGATTGCATGGCGGGGCTCATCTCTTACGCCTCGAGCCGTTTCGCTCGCGAAGCGATTTATCTAG